From the Candidatus Aegiribacteria sp. genome, the window GATTCGCTCGCAGGAGTGACCTGCTGTAACAGGCCAGCTGCTGGTATAGATTATCTCGTCAATAATTTCTCTGGAAGCACTGATCAGTGTCAGTCTGCCAGTATCGTTAATTGTGAAATTGCCGTATACATAATCCGGAATAAGACCGCCGTTCATGGATTCATCTCCGCATGCGCAAAGGACGTAGTAACCTTCCGGCGGCAGCAGATAAGTGGACATCGTTACTTCCTGTCCAAGCGCGTTTGACAGAACCCATCCGGAAAGGTTAATCCAGTCTCCCGATCTGTTGTACAGCTCAACCCATTCACCGGATTCTTCATTATAGGAAGCGAGTGGATGCGCCATGAATTCATTAATAACAATAACACCGCTGGACAGTATTCCTTCGCCACTGTCACCCGGGACAAACGGTGTAATCTGAGCAATCAACAGAATAGAAAGAAATATCATAGATCTACCTCCTTTAAAGCACACCATTACATGGCACACTTCATCATATTTCATAGGAGTTTGAAACCCTTTTGTCAACTCGAGCCAATCTGACTGTCAATAATCGAGGAACGTTATCTTCCGAATCTGACAGAAGCCCTGCTCAGTCAAGAGCCTGCAGAAGTAGAGGCCGGGACTGACAGCTGCTCCGAAATTGTCCTTCCCGTTCCATTCAACTGAG encodes:
- a CDS encoding lamin tail domain-containing protein, with the translated sequence MIFLSILLIAQITPFVPGDSGEGILSSGVIVINEFMAHPLASYNEESGEWVELYNRSGDWINLSGWVLSNALGQEVTMSTYLLPPEGYYVLCACGDESMNGGLIPDYVYGNFTINDTGRLTLISASREIIDEIIYTSSWPVTAGHSCERINPGWISSTPSTWDVSTIAFGNGDFGSPGSLNSVYENSFVQNSWAFIKAFVQ